In Pararge aegeria chromosome 5, ilParAegt1.1, whole genome shotgun sequence, one DNA window encodes the following:
- the LOC120623850 gene encoding signal recognition particle 9 kDa protein, with translation MTFIPNWEEFEKSAEMLYLRDPINTRYSLKYSHSKGIFVVKITDNKKCLQYKTEVQQDVRKIDKFISDLIRHMASNDN, from the exons ATGACTTTTATACCAAATTGGGAAGAGTTTGAAAAGTCTGCAGAGATGTTATATTTGCGGGATCCTATAAACACTCgatatagtttaaaatattcgCATTCAAAAGGAATATTTGTGGTTAAAATCACCGATAACAAgaag tGTCTCCAGTATAAAACCGAAGTTCAACAAGATgttagaaaaatagataaatttatatctgaTCTAATTAGGCACATGGCATctaatgataattaa